One region of Deltaproteobacteria bacterium genomic DNA includes:
- a CDS encoding putative Ig domain-containing protein — MCILSQPYFRLSKKGFTLIELAIVLVIMGILVGIGVSMMGPLIKRAKLTETRETVKTVKEAVIGYTVSQKKLPASLNILGVKTQDSYGKDIFFLPSPNLTTNDLCTTNPQFLTLNDKGSPKNRVVTVILSSGENTNSDTGTNPFSILETGAATSTGSIYDDIVEYIEIDSLREKACHGINITTDNLPSGTEEVPYAQISLGATDGTLPYTWGIISGSLPPGVALSTNLISGTPTQAGTYNFTIGLMDAEARESRRSLTIVVNPNPPRIVTEFLAYGKVQEAYPSTTLGATGGKPPYSWTKTSGNLPSGLGLNATGTITGTPTQAGTYSFTIRVTDSGLPARTVDKTLSITINPAGSGGSGTGTGTGSSDGEKDSSVKLAILNQDYETSDYKINDGECKSWLPGDTISLSAGDKVNLYWQGGGAYKGQCKSFLCTKSYGDLKKEDTNSNNIIKLIYSSQCKFGDY, encoded by the coding sequence GGTTGGGATAGGGGTATCAATGATGGGTCCCCTTATTAAAAGGGCTAAACTTACAGAAACAAGGGAAACAGTCAAAACTGTTAAGGAAGCGGTTATCGGCTATACCGTTTCACAAAAAAAACTCCCTGCCTCATTAAATATTTTGGGTGTAAAAACACAAGATTCTTATGGTAAGGATATCTTTTTCCTCCCCTCTCCTAATCTCACTACCAATGACCTCTGCACAACTAACCCCCAGTTTTTAACACTAAACGATAAAGGCAGTCCTAAAAATAGAGTTGTAACTGTTATTTTAAGCAGCGGTGAAAATACAAACAGTGATACCGGGACAAACCCCTTTTCCATTTTAGAGACAGGCGCTGCTACTTCTACAGGCAGTATATATGATGATATAGTTGAATATATAGAGATAGATTCTCTGCGGGAAAAGGCATGTCATGGAATTAATATAACTACAGACAATCTGCCCTCTGGAACAGAGGAGGTTCCATATGCACAAATAAGTTTGGGAGCAACAGACGGGACACTCCCTTATACATGGGGTATTATATCTGGCAGTCTGCCGCCCGGTGTAGCATTATCTACCAACCTGATTTCAGGCACACCAACACAGGCAGGAACTTATAATTTTACAATTGGTTTAATGGATGCCGAAGCGAGAGAATCAAGAAGGAGTTTAACCATAGTTGTAAACCCAAATCCACCAAGGATAGTTACAGAATTCCTTGCTTACGGTAAGGTTCAGGAGGCATATCCATCAACAACACTTGGGGCAACAGGCGGAAAACCTCCATATTCATGGACAAAGACATCAGGAAACCTGCCCTCTGGTTTAGGTTTAAATGCAACAGGGACAATAACAGGCACGCCAACACAGGCAGGGACATATTCATTTACCATAAGGGTTACAGACAGCGGCTTACCTGCAAGGACTGTTGATAAGACCCTTTCAATAACAATAAATCCTGCAGGCAGCGGAGGCAGTGGAACGGGAACAGGGACAGGGAGCAGTGATGGCGAAAAGGACAGCAGTGTGAAACTTGCCATTCTTAATCAGGATTATGAAACAAGTGATTATAAAATCAATGATGGTGAATGCAAATCATGGCTACCAGGTGACACCATATCTTTATCTGCAGGTGATAAGGTAAATCTTTACTGGCAGGGCGGTGGGGCATATAAAGGGCAATGTAAATCTTTTCTATGCACAAAATCCTATGGTGATTTAAAGAAAGAGGATACCAATAGCAACAATATAATAAAACTCATCTATTCTTCCCAGTGCAAATTCGGGGATTACTGA
- the nuoB gene encoding NADH-quinone oxidoreductase subunit NuoB — translation MLRILHQIFRTGIVTEPLPREIESEIEVVGAKLEDAILKRFRRSLTIRQIDAGSCNGCELEIHAVNNPIYNCERFGIHFTASPRFADILLITGPVSINMETALKRTYNATPPPKLVIAAGDCAYDGGVFGKSYASLGGIGSIIPVDVYIKGCPPSPSSIIQGILKATENTGVSNPRICTGKNR, via the coding sequence ATGTTAAGAATTCTACATCAAATATTCCGCACAGGCATTGTTACAGAGCCTCTCCCTCGGGAAATTGAAAGCGAGATAGAGGTTGTGGGGGCAAAATTAGAAGATGCCATTCTGAAACGTTTCCGCAGGAGCCTTACCATACGACAAATTGATGCAGGCTCATGCAATGGCTGTGAGTTGGAAATTCATGCTGTAAATAATCCAATTTACAACTGTGAAAGGTTCGGGATACATTTTACTGCATCACCACGGTTTGCAGATATTCTCCTTATTACAGGGCCTGTCTCTATAAACATGGAAACAGCGCTCAAAAGGACATACAATGCAACCCCACCACCAAAACTCGTTATAGCAGCAGGCGACTGTGCCTATGATGGAGGGGTCTTTGGGAAGTCTTATGCCTCTCTTGGAGGCATAGGCAGTATCATACCAGTTGATGTCTATATAAAGGGTTGTCCACCTTCTCCATCCTCTATAATCCAAGGTATCTTAAAGGCAACAGAAAATACAGGTGTCAGTAATCCCCGAATTTGCACTGGGAAGAATAGATGA